The Erythrobacter sp. genome segment CACGTCGCGCAGGTAGACCTGCACCACTTCATCGCCCGCCATCGCCCCGGAGTTGGTTACGGGCACCCGCACCGTCACGCCCTGCCCTGCGGCAATGCTGGCGGCGGACAGCGTGGGCGTACCGTATTCGAAAGTGGTGTAGCTGAGCCCGTGGCCGAACGGGTAGAGCGGCGTCACTTCGTCAAACAGGTAGCCGCGCCGCGCGCTCGGCTTGTAGTTGTAGAAGTTGGGTACCTGCCCGACATTGCGCGCCACCGTCACCGGCAAGCGCCCGCCCGGATTGACCCGCCCGAACAGCGCATCGGCAATCGCGTGGCCCTGCTGCTCGCCGGCGTACCAGGTTTCGAGCACCGCATTGGACCGTTCGGCCACGTTCGGGTAGCTCGGCGGGCGGCCGTTCACCAGCACGGTGACGATCGGCTTGCCCAGTGCGGCCAGCGCATCGAGCAGTTCGTTCTGCTCGCCGACGAGGTCGAGACTGGTGCGATCGCCCAGGTGCGTGGGTGCCCAGCCTTCGCGGCTGGTCTGTTCGGTATCGCCGATGAACAGCACGATGGTGTCGGCATTGCGCGCCACTTCGACAGCGGCGGCGATGCGGCGGCGGTTTTCTGCCGGATCGCCCAGCGTGACTTCATCCGCCCACCAGTCGTCGTTTTCGGTAATGACGACGCCTTGCGAATGCACGATCTCGGCCCGATCGCCCACCAGCGCGCGGATCCCTTCGAGCGGTGAGACGGTGGCGCGCGGTTCGCCGTAGTAGCCGCCCAGCCGCGCAACATCGGCGTTGGGGCCGATCACCGCGATGGTCGGGCGATCCGCACCACCTGCGGGCATGGCGAGCGGCAGGGTGCCATCGTTCTGCAACAGCACCAGCGATTGCTCCGCCGCCCGGCGGGCCAGCGCCACACCTTCCTCGGTATTGGAGCGCAGGGCCTCTTCCATGTCAGGCCACGGATCGTCGAACAGTCCGGCTTCAAACTTCAGCGTCAGGAAGCGTGATACGGCTTGATCGATCGCCGCCATCGACACCCGCCCGGCGGCAACGCTTTGCGCCAGGTTCTCGAACCCGTCGCCCTGCGGCAGGTCCACGTCCACGCCGGAGCGCAGCGCCAGTTCGCCCGCCGCCGCATAGTCGGGCACGATCCGGTGCAGCCGCGCCATGTCCTCGATGGCGTAGTAATCGCTCACCACCGCACCATCGAAGCCCCATTCGCCGCGCAGAACGTCGTTGAGCAGCCATGAGTTCGAGTGGCTGGGAATCCCGTCGATCTCGTTATAGCTCGCCATCACCGCGCCGATGTTGGTGCGCCGCACCACCTGCTCGAACGGGGGGAAGAACATTTCGCGTAAGGTTCGTTCGGAGATCTGCGCCGGGCCGACATTGGTGCCGCTTTCGGGCTGGCCGTGGCCGGTCATGTGCTTGAGCGTGGCGAGCACCTGCCCATCGCCGATCCGTCCGTCGGTGCCGGGGCCGCTGAGCCCCTCGACCGAAGCGACACCCAGTTCGCCGACGAGGAACGGGTCCTCACCGAAAGTCTCCTCGATCCGTCCCCAGCGCGGGTCTCGCGCGACGTCCACCACGGGGGAGAGTACGAGGTGGACGCCGCGCGCCCGCACCTCGGCGGCGATGAGATCGTTGATCTCCCGCACGAGGTCCGGATTCCATGTGCTGGCAAGGCCGATCGATTGCGGAAAGGCGGTGGCATCGCGCGCGGCAAAGCCGTGCAGCGACTCTTCGTGGAAAAGGATCGGAATGCCCAGCCGGGTTTCCTCCATCGCCCAGCGCTGCGCGTCGATGACATATTGCACAGACTCCTCAATCGAGCGGCGACGCACTTCGCGCGGGGAAGAAGGTCCGCTGGTGTCGCTGGGACGAGCGATCTGGCCGATGCCGTGCGGATAGACCTGCGCCGCCAGTTCGGGCGCGAAGGTGTGATCGGCGTTCTGGATATCGCCCTTGGTGTCCCAGACGCTGATGATCTGGGCGATCTTCTCTTCCAGCGTCATCCGCGACAGGAGGTCCGCCACGCGCGCCTCGACAGGAAGCGCGGCATCCCAGTAGGGTGCATCGGCCATCGGCCTCTCGATGGCGGGCACGTCCTGCGCCGCTACCGGAGCGGCCAGAGGAGCGAATACAGTGGTAAAAGCAGCGCCTGCCAACAGCAGCGCGGTCGAAAAGCGACCCGTCATTCCATCCTCCCATGCAGCCGCATACTTGACTGTGCGGCGCTCTGTGATAGCGCTACCATGATGAGAGGAAGAGAGCTTGTCAATCGCTTCTGCGCGGCACTGATCGCGTTTGTGCTGGCTGCGGCGGGAGTGCCCGCGGCGGCCGAGGACGGGTATAACCTGTGGCTGCGCTACGCGCCGCTGGAGGAAGCCCAAGCCGATGCGGCGCGACCCTATGTCGGGAGAGGCGTGCATCTTCTGGCGGATCATACACCGCGAGTCGAAGCAGCCTTGCAGGAACTTGGACGCGCCGCACGAACGATGACCGGTAGCGAAGTATCTCCCCATCCGCGCCTCACCCTGGCACTGGCAGACAGGCTGTATCCGATGTGGGAGCGCAGTATCGCCGATATGGAGGGCGCAGCTCCCGGTGCGTTCTCGATCCGCAGGCAGGACGATAGCAGGCTCGTGATTGCGGCGAATGACGACCTCGGCCTACTCTACGGCACTTTCGCCATGCTGCGGCACCTGCAAGAAACCGGGACCCTCGAAGGCGTCGATCAGTTCACCGCCCCCGCCATGTCGCTGCGGCTGCTCAACCACTGGGACAATCCCGATGGCCATGTCGAGCGCGGCTATGCCGGGCGGTCGATCTTCGACTGGTGGCACCTGCCCGAACGGCTGGACCAGCGGATGATCGACTACGCCCGCGCCAATGCCTCGATCGGCATCAACGGGGTGGTCGTGAACAACGTCAACGCCAGCGCCATGATGCTGGAGCCGCGCTATATCGCCCGGCTGGCGCGGCTTGCCGATGCGTGGCGGCCCTATGGCATCCGCGTCTATCTCTCCGCGCGCTTTTCGGCCCCGCGCGATATCGGCGGGCTGGCGACGGCCGATCCGCTCGATCCGGCGGTGGCAGCATGGTGGCAGGCCAAAGCGGACGAAATCTACGCTGCGATTCCCGATTTCGGCGGCTTCCTGGTCAAGGCCAATTCCGAAGGTCAGCCCGGCCCGCAGGACTATGGCCGCACCCATGCCGACGGCGCGAACATGATGGCCGCAGCAGTCGGCGACCGGGGCACGGTGATCTGGCGCGCTTTCGTCTATTCGGCCGAGGACGAGACCGACCGCGCCGCGCAGGCCTACGCCGAATTCGTGCCGCTCGACGGGCAGTTCGCCAGCAATGTGATCGTGCAGGTGAAGAACGGCCCGATCGATTTCCAGCCGCGCGAGCCGTTCCACCCGATGTTCGGAGCGATGCCCAACACCCGGCTGATGCTCGAAGCGCAGATCACCAAGGAATACCTCGGCTTTGCCAGCCACCTCGCCTACCTCGCGCCGATGTGGGAGGAAGTGCTCGACGCGGATACCGGGCGCGGCGGGAGCGTGGCAGACGTGATCGCACCGGTGGGCATGGCGGGTGTCGCCAATATCGGTTCGGACCGCAACTGGTCGGGATCGGACTTCGATCAGGCCAACTGGTATGCCTTCGGGCGGCTGGCGTGGGACCCGACCCTGACCAGCGAGCAGATCGCGCGCGAATGGTCGGCGCAGACGTTCAGCCGCGAGCCGGAATTCGTCGAAGCGGTGGTACCAATGATGATGGGCAGCCGCGAGGCGGTGGTCGATTACATGACCCCGCTCGGCCTTGCGCACCTGATGGGCACCGGCCACCACTATGGCCCCGCGCCGTGGGTTTGCGACCTCGCCCGCCCCGAGTGGAACCCGTGCTATTACCACCGCGCCGATGCGCAGGGGATCGGCTTCGACCGGACCGCGAGCGGCAGCGATGCGCTGGCGCAATATGCGCCTTCGGTAGCTGCGCAGTGGAGCGATCCGCGCGAGATCGATCCAGCCTACCTGCTGTGGTTCCGCCGCGTCGGCTGGGATCACCCGATGCCATCGGGCAGACCGCTGTGGGAGGAACTGATTGCCCGCTATGACCGCGGTGTCGCCGCCGCCGAAGCGATGCGGTCAACCTGGGCCGAGCTTTCGGATTACGTCGATCCGCAACGCCACCGCGCGGTGAGCGAGAACCTGACCATTCAGGCGCAGGAAGCGAGCTGGTGGCGCGATGCCTCCATCGCCTACTGGCAATCGCTCAACGGCCTGCCGCTGCCCTCGGGCACTCGCCCGCCTGCGCATTCACTCGAACACTACCAGGCGCTCGCTTTCCCCGAAGCCCCCGGAAACTGAAATGGGCCGCAACTGAAATGGTAGCGCAAGCAAAGCCCTTGCCCCCGGCGCGGCATAGCGCCAGAACGCCGGCTGAAAGCAGGGGTCTCGAAAAGACAGTGAATACGCGCAAAGCCAAAGGGCGGCAGTCCGGCCAGCCGACGATCAGCGATGTGGCGCGCGAAGCGCAATGCTCGCCGATGACGGTCAGCCGCGTCATCAACAATGAAGCCAGCGTGCGCGGCAGCACCCGCGATGCCGTGCTCGCCGCCATCGAAAAGCTTAACTACAGCCCCAACCGCGCCGCGCGAAGTCTGGCTGGCGGCGAGCAGCTGCGGATCGCGCTGCTGTTCGACAATCCCTCCAGTTCCTACCTCGCCGAATTCCTGATGGGATCGCTCGAGGAAGCCAACCGCAACGATACCCAGCTGATCGTCCAGGGCGTAAACGAGGAAGAGGGGGACGACGGCAAGCAGCTGATCGGCAAGCTGGTGGAGGCCGGAATCCGCGGCTTCATCCTGCCCCCGCCTTTGTGCGACGACCAGAGCGTGCTCGACCTGATCGTGCAGAACGGCGGGATCGTGGTGGCCGTGGGTCCGGGTGTCGCCAGCGGCACCGGCGCCGAAGTGCTGATCGACGATTACCAGGCCGCCTATGATATGACGAGCCACATCATCGGGCTGGGGCACAAGCGGATCGGCTTCATCATCGGCAACCCCGAACAGGTAGCGGCATCGCGGCGGCTGAACGGTTATCGCGCAGCAATGGAGAATGCCGGGCTGGAGACGGACGACCGGCTGATCGTGCAGGGGCGGTTTACCTATCGTTCGGGCATGGACGCGGCGGAACGGCTGCTGGCGGTCGATCCGCGCCCCACCGCGATTTTCGCCTCGAACGACGACATGGCCGCCGCCACCGTGGCCGTCGCCCATCGTCGCCATCTCGACGTGCCCAGCGACATCACCGTCTGCGGTTTCGACGACACCGATCTAGCCAGCTCGATCTGGCCCGAACTGACCACCATCCGCCAGCCGATCCGCGAAATGACCGCCTGGGCCGTCTCCACCGCCGCGCGGCTGCTGCGCGCTAAGAAGCAGGGAGAGAAGGTGGTGCAGGAAACCAAGTTCATGCCCTACCAGTTGATCCGCCGCGCGTCCGACGCCGCGCCCAGCCTGGTGGCGGAAAAGCGCAAGTGAGCGACTCGCCCAAGAGATCCAAGGCCCGAAAGCTGCGCAGCCGGGACTGGTTCGCCAATCCCGATCGCATGGACATGACCGCGCTCTATCTGGAGCGGTTCATGAATTACGGGGTGACGCCCGAAGAATTGCAGAGCGGCAAGCCGATCATCGGTATTGCCCAGTCGGGCAGCGATCTTTCCCCCTGCAACCGCATCCACCTCGATCTTGCCAAGCGCACGCGCGATGGCATTCGCGATGCGGGCGGGATCCCCATCGAGTTCCCCGTCCATCCGATTTTCGAAAACTGTCGCCGACCGACAGCTGCGCTCGATCGCAACCTGCTCTATCTCGGGCTGGTCGAACTGCTCAACGGCTACCCGATCGACGGCGTGGTGCTCACCACCGGCTGCGACAAGACCACGCCGAGCCAGATCATGGCCGCGAGCACGGTGGATATTCCCGCCATCGTCCTCTCCGGCGGGCCGATGCTCGACGGCTGGCACGAGGGCGAACTGGTGGGCTCCGGCACCGTGATCTGGCGCAGCCGCCGCAAGCTGGCAGCAGGCGAGATCGACGAGGCGGAGTTCCTCGAACGCGCCACCGACAGTGCGCCCAGCGCCGGCCACTGCAATTCGATGGGCACGGCGAGCACGATGAACGCCGTGGCCGAAGCGCTCGGCCTGTCGCTTACCGGCTGTGCAGCGATCCCTGCGCCCTATCGCGAGCGCGGGCAGATGGCCTACCGCACCGGGCGGCGCATCGTGGAAATGGTGCTGGAGGACCTCAAGCCTTCGGATATCCTGACGCGCGAGGCTTTCCTCAATGCGATTGCCACGGTCAGCGTGATCGGCGGCTCCTCCAATGCGCAGCCGCACATCACCGCGATGGCGCGCCATGCCGGGGTCGAACTGGAAGCCAGCGTCTGGCAGGATCACGGCTACGACCTGCCGCTGCTGGTCAACATGCAGCCGGCGGGCAAGTATCTGGGCGAACGGTTCCACCGCGCGGGCGGAGTCCCGGCGGCGATGTGGGAACTGTTGCAGGCGGGCAAGCTGCACGGCGGGGTGCGCACCTGCACCGGCACCACACTGGCCGAGAACCTCGCACTGCGCGAAAGCGGCGACCGAGAGATGATCCGCCCCTTCGCCGATCCGCTGATGGACAGCGCCGGGTTCCTCGTGCTGTCGGGCAACCTGTTCGATTTCGCGATCATGAAAACTTCGGTGATCTCGGCCGAATTCCGCCAACGCTATCTCTCGCAGCCGGGCAACGAGGGCGTGTTCGAGGCCCGCGCGATCGTGTTCGACGGCTCGGACGACTACCACCACCGCATCGACGATCCGGAGCTCGCGATCGACGAGGATTGCATTCTGGTCATTCGCGGTTCGGGCGTGATCGGCTGGCCGGGGAGCGCCGAGGTCGTCAATATGCAGCCGCCCGAACGGATGATCCGCGCGGGCAAGCAATGGCTGCCGACGCTGGGTGACGGGCGGCAATCGGGCACCAGCGACAGCCCTTCGATCCTCAACGTCTCGCCCGAAAGCGCGGTGGGCGGGGGGCTGTCATGGCTGCGAACGGGGGACGTAATCCGCGTCGATCTGAACGCCCGGACCTGCAATGCGCTGGTGGATGAGGCTGAAATCGCGCGGCGCAAGGCGGAGGACCCTGCCCCGCCGGTGCCGCCGAGCCAGACGCCGTGGGAAGAACTCTACCGCGAGAAGACCGGCCAGCTTGGCGAAGGCGGAGTGATGGAATTCGCGCTCAAGTATCGCGGGACCAGCCGCAAGCTGCCCCGGCACAATCACTGACCTTGAATCAGGCAGCCATCGCGGAAATTTCCATTTCGACGCTGGCGGTGCATCCCGGCGGCAGCACGATCATTTCGCCCGGCGACTGGTTCGGCGCATCTGGGGTGTGCGTCACCGGCTCGCAGCACAGCGCGGAGTCATCGGTGGGGGAATAGACGTGCAGGTTCGGCGCACCGCGCGCACTCAGGGTAATCGTGCCCAGCGCATCCTCGATCCGCACCTTGCCCGCCCAGTGAACGAAGCAGTGATCGACCAGCACCTCGGGCAGCGCAGTCCCCGCGCCCCAGTCCGCCAGCGTTTTGGACGGCACCCGCTCTCCGGTGGGGATCAGCCCGGCATCCACCACCATCATGCCCTCGCTGGCGAAGCGCAGCCGGGTCTCAGGGTTGCGGCGGAAATAGGGGTGGAAGCCGAGACCTGTGGGCATGGGCGTGTCAGCAAAATTGGTCACGTCGAGCGTGACCTTGCACCCCTGCGCGCCCAGCCGGATACGTTGCTCCGCGCGATAGGCCCACGGCCAACTGGCGTCAGAACCGGAATGGCGATGCACCAGCGTACAGCGGAAGCTGTCCGCGCGCGCCACTTCCCACGGCACCTGCCAGCCGAGACCGTGAAGGCTGTGCTGTTCTGGCGGGAAATTGCGAGGCATTTCGATCATCTGCTCGCACCAGCGAAACGTGCCATCGGCGATGCGGTTGCAATAAGGCACCAACGCGAAAGAGGCGCTTTGGAGCGGGTCAGTCGCGTCTGCAGGCATCGGGCGCAGCACATCCACACCATTGAACCGCAGCGCCGAGAGGACCCCGCCGATTTCCGGCCGCACTTCGGCGTGCCACTCCCCCGCAAAAAGCTGCACCGTCATTCGCTAACCGCCAGCTCGAATCCCGGTAGGGCGATGTTGCGGGCGTCGAAGGTGTTGACCACCGGGGCATCGGCCCAGCCATGGCGAACGCGGGTGACGGGCAGATCGTCGAGCGGGAGCAGCACTGCGTTGCCACGAACAAAGCCGGCGGCAAAGCGGCAGCTTTCCTGTGTTTCGCCGCACAGTTCGAAAGCCAGCGGAGGGCCACTCCAGCTTTCGAGCGCGCCTTCGACGCCGGAGAAATCAACCCGCACGTAGCCGTCAATCCGCTCGGCAGACACCGGTTGCGGCAGTGCTTCGCCCAGCGCCGCCAGTGCCAGCCGCTGGCCGAGCAGCACCTTGTTGGTCGGGTGGATGTCGCTCCATTCGCCCAGATCGATCGCGGTGACGATCGCCGCATTCGGATCGGCGAGCACCGCCTGCCGCTCCACTTCGCGCAGCTCCGCCCAACCGCTGGCGACGGGCACGCTGCTCGGTTCGCCATAGTTCGCCAGTTGCACCACCAGCATCCGTATGTCGGGCCCGAACTGCGCGCGCCATCCGGCGAACAGCTCGCGCAGTCGATCTCCGTAGCCGGGAATGCCGACGTCGCTTTCGCCCTGATACCATGCCGCGCCTGCAAGGCTGAGCTGGCCGATGGGCGCAACCATGCGGTTGTGCATCACCCCGATCCCGGCATTGGCATCCCACGGCGCGCGCGGCGGCATCTGCGTGACCGGGCTGGCGGCGTGACGCCACCCTTCGCCGAGTGCGATGCGCTCGCCTGCCACGGTTAGCGAAAGCCGATCCGCGCCGCTCTGCATCCCGCCCGCGCCCCAGCTGTTGCTAGCGGCGAAGACGATCTCGTTCGCCCCTGCGCGCAGGAAGCGGGCTGGCACAGTGTACTCCCGCTCGGTGCTCCAGCCATGGCTGATGCCGACCGGATGGCCGTTGACGAACGTCCCATCGAGATCGTCGATAATGCCTATATTGAGCACAGCGCCCGCTGCCGCCTGCGCGGCGGTGAGTTCAATCGTGCGGCGGAACCAGACATTGCCGACCGGCGGCGGTGCGCCCTCGCCCCATGCGGTCCAAGGGCCGATTTGCGGGACAGACTGCCAGTCGAGGCTGTCGGGCTCGCTCCACGGCGTGCTGCCGCTGCTGGCTTCGCGATACCAGTCCTGCCACTCGGGCGCGAAAGCGGCGACCGCAGTCAAAGGATCGTCGGCGTAGCTCGAAAGCAGCCCCATCGCCTCCTCGCCATAGAGCGCCGCGCCGCCCGCAGGGGTCAGCCAGGCGCGGATCTGCGAGCCGCCCCAGCTCGAATGGATCGCGCCCATCGGAATGCCGAGTTCGGCGCGCAGATCACGCAGCATGTAATAGCAGGCGGCGGAGAACCCTCCGGTAGTTTCAGGCGAAGCCGATTGCCACGCCACTTCGCCGCCGAAGTCGCGCGTGGGCACGGCGGAGGTGGTGAGCGGCACGGTCAGCATCCGCAACAGCGGATCGTTGCTGGCCTGGATATTGTTGTAGCCGTTGAGACCAGCGGCGACGGTGAAGGCCATGTTCGACTGGCCGGAGCACAGATAGACATCGCCGACGAGTAGATCCGACACATCCACAGTGCCGCTGGCGTCGGTGACGCTGAGCGCCACGGGTTCGGCACTGGCGGGGCGGGCCGGGAATCGCAGGACGAACACGCCCTCGGCATCTGCGCGAGCATCCGCGCGATCCTCGCCCAGCGTGCCGATGATCTGCGCACCCGGCGAAGCGTAGCCCTGCACGGTCACGTCCCGGTCGCGCTGGATCACCGCGCCGTCGCTCCACACCGGGGCGAGTTCGGGCTCGGCAACGGCGGGGGTGCTGGCAAATAGCAACACACCTATGGCCCACAGGCCCGCCCGCAGGCTCATCCCAGTTTCACCCGCGCCTGCGGCACTCCCGCCACCGGCGCTTCGAAAGCCAGCAGATCGCCCGATGCCGGGAATTCAGCGTAATCGCCCGGCTCCATGTTCTTGGTCGCCGTAGTGACAAAAGCCGTGCGCAGGTCAGCGCCGCCCAGCGCCATCTTGGTGATGTCGCGCGCGGGCATGACCCATGTGCCCACCAGTTCGCCGTCGGGGCTGAACCGCGCCACCCGCGCGCCGAGATAGAGCCCGGTCCACACGTGATCCTCGGCATCGACGATCGGCCCATCGGGATAGGCATTGGGGAAATGCGTCGCGGTATCGACGAAGGGCCGCGCTTCGCCCACCCCGTCACGGGTCAGGTCCGCCACCATGATCTTCTGCGAACTGGTGTCGGTGAAATAGATCCGGTCCCCCTGCGGACTGATCGCAGGGCCATTTGTGATGGTGATGCCCGATGGCCCGGCCGCGCGAATCTCGCCGCGATCGAACACGTAGAACCGGCCCGAAGCCGCGTTCTCGCTATCGTCCATCGATCCGAACCATACCCGCCCCCACGGATCGGTGCAGGCATCGTTCAAGCGGTTGTGCGCGGGTTCGCCCGGCACCTCCATCAGCCGTTCGAAAAGCTGCGTTGCGGGATCGAAGGTATAGAGCCCGTCCTGCAAGCCGCACAGCAGCAGGCCACCTTCGGCAGGCAAGCCCCAGCCGATCTGGCCGGGCGCCTCGGCGCGGGCATTGCTGCCGGTCACCGGATCGTAGTGCCACAGGTGATGGCCCTTGATATCGACGAACCAGACCACGTCGCGCTCCGCGTCCCAGAACACGCCTTCGCCAAGGCGGCTCTGCGCCTGCAGCAGCGAACGAACTTCTGGCCTTATCTCCATCCGGCATCCACCCAGTAATTGTGCGCGGTGCAATAGCGCGCATCGTCCGACGCCAGGAAAAGCGCCATTGCAGCAATATCGACCGGCATGATCCGCCCGTCCAGGCATTGCGCGGCAACAATTTCCGCCTCGCCTTCGGGCGTGTACCATTTCATTTGCCGGGGTGTCTGTACATTGCCGGGAATGATGGTGTTGACGCGGATATTGTCCCGCCCCAGTTCGCGCGCCAGGCTGCGGGTCAGCCCCTCGATGGCGGCCTTGGCGGTCTGGTAGATCGTCAGGTCCTCCAGCCCCAGGTGCCAGCTGATCGAACCCATGTTGATGATCGCGCCACCGCCCGCCGCGCGCATCGCGGGCACGGCGGCCTTCGCGGCGAAGAACTGGTGCTTCAGGTTCACCGCCATCCGCTCGTCCCAATAGGCAGGCGTGACATCCAGCACCTTATGCCGATCATCGTTGGCGGCGTTGTTGATCAGCACGTCGCAGCCACCCAGCCGTTCGATCATCTTGCCGATCTTGTGGCCGTAATCCTCGCAATCGGTGATGTCGCAATGGACGAAATGCGGCGGGATCGCCGCGTCCTGCAAGCGCGCGATCAACGCCTCGCTCATGTCTTCCTGCACGTCGACAAAGGCCACCGCGCTGCCCTGCCGCGCGAATGCCTCGACAATCCCTTCGCCGATACCCGATCCGCCGCCGCTGACGATGACCTTGCGGCCGGCCAGCGACGGGTAGATTGCGCGCGACCCCTCCGGTCGCAGCTCCCCTCCGCTCATGTGAACTCAGTCTCCCGTATAAACCGTTTTTATCTGTGTGTAGAATTCGACAGCGGCAAAGCCCTGCTCGCGCCCGCCATAGCTGGAACCGCGCGTACCGCCGAAGGGCACGTGGTAATCGACCCCCGCGGTGGGCAGGTTGACCATCACCATGCCCGCCTTGATGTTCTTGCGGAAGTCGCGCGCCTTCGACAGGCTGGTGGTGACGATCCCTGCCGACAGCCCGAAGGTGCCGCGATTGGCTACTGCCAGCGCTTCGTCATAATCCTTGACCCGCACGGTCGAGACGACCGGGCCGAACACTTCCTCGTTGTTGATCCGCATCTCCGGCGCGGTATCGGCGATCACGGTCGGCTGCATGAAATGGCCCTGGGTCTCGGCAAGCGCCTGCTCGCCGCCCGCTACCAGCCGCCCGCCTTCGTCGCAGGCGATGCCGACATAACGGAAGTTCTGTTCGAGCTGCCGCGCCGAATTGGCGGGGCCGACCTGCGTGCCTTCGGCCAGCGCGCCGCCAACCTTGAGCGATTGCGCCTTGGCGGCCAGCTTTTCGACGAAAGCATCGTGAATGGCATCCTCGACGATCACCCGGCTCGATGCGGTGCAGCGCTGGCCGGTCTGGAAGAACCCGCCATCGGCGGCGATCGAGACCGCCTTGTCGAGATCGGCATCGGCGCAGACCACCAGCGGGTTCTTGCCACCCATTTCCAGCTGCACGCGCTTCTGCTTGGCCGCAGCACCGGCGAGCACCTTGGCGCCGGTCGCCTGGCTGCCGGTAAAGCTGATCGCGACAATTCCGTCATGCTCCACCAGCGCGGCCCCTGCATCGCCGCCGCCCAGCACCATGTTGAACACGCCAGCGGGCACTCCGGCTTCGTGGATAATCTCGGCAAGCATATGCGCCACCGCGGGCGTCTCGTTCGACGGCGCGATCACCACGGTGTTGCCGAAGGCAAGCGCGGGGGCGGCCTTCCACGCGGGAATGGCGATGGGGAAGTTCCACGGGGTAATCAGGCCGACCGGCCCGACCGCCTCGCGATAGGTGGCAACATCGAGGCCGGGGCGTGTCGATTCGAGCGTCAGCCCATGACGGCGCAGCGCCTCGCCCGCGAAATAGCGGAAGATGCGTGCGGCGCGCAGCGTTTCGCCCACGCCTTCGCCGCGCAGCTTGCCTTCCTCGCGCGCCAGCAATTCGCCGATCTCGGCGGAGCGGGCGAACAGGGCCTGGGCAATCTTCTCCAGCAGGTCGGCGCGCACTTCGGGGCTGGCATCGGCCCAGCCCTTCTGCGCGTCCTGCGCCGCAGAAACGGCAGCTTCGACATGGGCCGCATCGCCCTGCGGGAAGCGGGCGACGATCTCGGCGGTGTCCGAAGGGTTGATGCTTTCGAGCGTGTCGGCCGCGCCGGTGAAGGCACCGCCGATGTAGTGGGAAAGAGTGGAAGTCACGGTAATCAGATCCTGTCGATAAGCCCGCGCGAAGCGAGGTTGCGAATGAAAGCGCCGATGCCCATCGTCCAGGGCGGCGCGTCGCGGCTGGTGGTGACGGTATTGGTGAGCTTGCCCAGCCGCCGCGAGGAAATCGTCACCACGTCGCCCACCTTGTGGGTAAAGCCCGCACCCGGCGCATCGC includes the following:
- a CDS encoding aldose 1-epimerase, producing the protein MTVQLFAGEWHAEVRPEIGGVLSALRFNGVDVLRPMPADATDPLQSASFALVPYCNRIADGTFRWCEQMIEMPRNFPPEQHSLHGLGWQVPWEVARADSFRCTLVHRHSGSDASWPWAYRAEQRIRLGAQGCKVTLDVTNFADTPMPTGLGFHPYFRRNPETRLRFASEGMMVVDAGLIPTGERVPSKTLADWGAGTALPEVLVDHCFVHWAGKVRIEDALGTITLSARGAPNLHVYSPTDDSALCCEPVTHTPDAPNQSPGEMIVLPPGCTASVEMEISAMAA
- a CDS encoding aldehyde dehydrogenase family protein, coding for MGGAFTGAADTLESINPSDTAEIVARFPQGDAAHVEAAVSAAQDAQKGWADASPEVRADLLEKIAQALFARSAEIGELLAREEGKLRGEGVGETLRAARIFRYFAGEALRRHGLTLESTRPGLDVATYREAVGPVGLITPWNFPIAIPAWKAAPALAFGNTVVIAPSNETPAVAHMLAEIIHEAGVPAGVFNMVLGGGDAGAALVEHDGIVAISFTGSQATGAKVLAGAAAKQKRVQLEMGGKNPLVVCADADLDKAVSIAADGGFFQTGQRCTASSRVIVEDAIHDAFVEKLAAKAQSLKVGGALAEGTQVGPANSARQLEQNFRYVGIACDEGGRLVAGGEQALAETQGHFMQPTVIADTAPEMRINNEEVFGPVVSTVRVKDYDEALAVANRGTFGLSAGIVTTSLSKARDFRKNIKAGMVMVNLPTAGVDYHVPFGGTRGSSYGGREQGFAAVEFYTQIKTVYTGD
- a CDS encoding SMP-30/gluconolactonase/LRE family protein — its product is MEIRPEVRSLLQAQSRLGEGVFWDAERDVVWFVDIKGHHLWHYDPVTGSNARAEAPGQIGWGLPAEGGLLLCGLQDGLYTFDPATQLFERLMEVPGEPAHNRLNDACTDPWGRVWFGSMDDSENAASGRFYVFDRGEIRAAGPSGITITNGPAISPQGDRIYFTDTSSQKIMVADLTRDGVGEARPFVDTATHFPNAYPDGPIVDAEDHVWTGLYLGARVARFSPDGELVGTWVMPARDITKMALGGADLRTAFVTTATKNMEPGDYAEFPASGDLLAFEAPVAGVPQARVKLG
- a CDS encoding SDR family oxidoreductase, which translates into the protein MSGGELRPEGSRAIYPSLAGRKVIVSGGGSGIGEGIVEAFARQGSAVAFVDVQEDMSEALIARLQDAAIPPHFVHCDITDCEDYGHKIGKMIERLGGCDVLINNAANDDRHKVLDVTPAYWDERMAVNLKHQFFAAKAAVPAMRAAGGGAIINMGSISWHLGLEDLTIYQTAKAAIEGLTRSLARELGRDNIRVNTIIPGNVQTPRQMKWYTPEGEAEIVAAQCLDGRIMPVDIAAMALFLASDDARYCTAHNYWVDAGWR
- a CDS encoding sialate O-acetylesterase; translated protein: MSLRAGLWAIGVLLFASTPAVAEPELAPVWSDGAVIQRDRDVTVQGYASPGAQIIGTLGEDRADARADAEGVFVLRFPARPASAEPVALSVTDASGTVDVSDLLVGDVYLCSGQSNMAFTVAAGLNGYNNIQASNDPLLRMLTVPLTTSAVPTRDFGGEVAWQSASPETTGGFSAACYYMLRDLRAELGIPMGAIHSSWGGSQIRAWLTPAGGAALYGEEAMGLLSSYADDPLTAVAAFAPEWQDWYREASSGSTPWSEPDSLDWQSVPQIGPWTAWGEGAPPPVGNVWFRRTIELTAAQAAAGAVLNIGIIDDLDGTFVNGHPVGISHGWSTEREYTVPARFLRAGANEIVFAASNSWGAGGMQSGADRLSLTVAGERIALGEGWRHAASPVTQMPPRAPWDANAGIGVMHNRMVAPIGQLSLAGAAWYQGESDVGIPGYGDRLRELFAGWRAQFGPDIRMLVVQLANYGEPSSVPVASGWAELREVERQAVLADPNAAIVTAIDLGEWSDIHPTNKVLLGQRLALAALGEALPQPVSAERIDGYVRVDFSGVEGALESWSGPPLAFELCGETQESCRFAAGFVRGNAVLLPLDDLPVTRVRHGWADAPVVNTFDARNIALPGFELAVSE